The proteins below come from a single Eubacterium limosum genomic window:
- a CDS encoding M14 family metallopeptidase — translation MEKNLSIGTLAAAPGEKVQGMLPIPHTEIEVPVTLINGAGGGKTVLVTSGIHSCEYVGIEAAIQLAGELDPASLSGSLILIHPVNVPGFESRYPTLIPQDNKNLNRVFPGTREGTLADRVAHFFEYSLYSQIDFYIDLHCGEIFEDLTPYVYYVGAADNAVSEAARQAALHVDVPYMVKSTATTGAYNYAGVLGIPSILLERGCAGRFTQAEVDADKKDVLNILKHLGLLQGAPELRHRPVDLTDLVYLMPARHGLWYPEVKAGDLIARGQRLGVVKDYFGHVLDTYCAEYDGVVLYQSATLWTDDFCELITYGKFAETAGMVR, via the coding sequence ATGGAAAAAAACCTGTCAATCGGTACACTGGCCGCCGCCCCCGGCGAGAAGGTCCAGGGCATGCTGCCCATCCCCCATACCGAAATTGAGGTGCCCGTCACCCTGATCAACGGCGCGGGCGGCGGAAAAACCGTCCTCGTCACCAGCGGCATCCACAGCTGCGAATACGTCGGCATCGAGGCCGCCATCCAGCTGGCCGGCGAGCTGGACCCCGCGAGCCTGAGTGGAAGCCTTATTCTCATACACCCCGTCAATGTCCCGGGCTTTGAGTCCCGCTACCCCACGCTCATTCCCCAGGACAATAAAAACCTCAACCGCGTTTTTCCCGGCACCCGGGAAGGAACCCTGGCCGACCGCGTCGCCCATTTTTTTGAGTACAGCCTCTATTCCCAGATTGATTTCTACATCGACCTGCACTGCGGCGAAATTTTTGAAGACCTGACCCCCTACGTGTATTACGTGGGCGCAGCGGACAACGCTGTGTCCGAGGCCGCGCGCCAGGCCGCCCTTCACGTCGATGTGCCCTATATGGTCAAATCCACTGCCACCACCGGAGCCTACAATTACGCCGGCGTGCTCGGCATTCCCAGCATTTTGCTGGAACGCGGCTGCGCAGGCCGTTTTACCCAGGCAGAGGTGGACGCGGATAAAAAAGATGTCCTTAATATCCTGAAACACCTGGGTCTGCTGCAGGGCGCCCCCGAGCTGCGTCACCGCCCGGTCGACCTGACCGACCTGGTCTACCTCATGCCCGCACGCCATGGCCTCTGGTATCCTGAGGTGAAAGCCGGCGACCTTATCGCCAGAGGTCAGCGCCTCGGCGTGGTCAAGGATTATTTCGGCCATGTTCTCGACACCTACTGCGCCGAATACGACGGCGTTGTCCTGTACCAGTCCGCCACCCTCTGGACCGATGATTTTTGCGAGCTCATCACCTACGGTAAATTTGCGGAAACAGCAGGAATGGTGCGTTAA